CATCGAACCGAGGCTCAGGCCCGAGTTGAACAGGAACGCCCGCCGGGCGACGGAGGGCGGCAACTGCGGCGACGCGAACGGAAAGTCCACGGGATCAGTTCCTGGTGATGGCTTCGTGCAGGTTCAACACGGCACGCGCCGCGCTGGTCCAAGCCGCCAGCTCGGCACGATCGAGATCCGCCGGCGCGGGATGATCGCCGATGGCGAGCAACTGGTCGGCCGCCGCGCGATCGGCGGCATATTGTTGACGGTGCTTCTCGACGAGGCGCAACAGCACGTCGGCCTCGGTGGGATCGATCGGTCGCGAAACGACCGTCCGAAACGCCCAATCGAGCCGCGCCAACGGATCGGCGCTGGCGTGCAGCATCCGCTCGGCCAAGGCCCGGGCCGCTTCGACGTACGAGGGGTCGTTCAACAACACGAGCGATTGCAGCGGCGTGTTCGAAAGCGGCCGGTCGGCGGTGCACTCCTCGCGGCAGGGACCATCGAACGCCGCGAGGCTGGGATGCAGGTATTGACGCTGCCAGTGCGTGTACAACCCGCGGCGATACAGCGCCGGGCCGCGATCGTTTTCCCATTCGCGGGGTGGGAAATTCAAATAAGCCCAATAGCCCGGCGGCTGATACGGCTTGACGCTCGGCCCGCCGATCTGCGTGACCAAGAGCCCGCTGGCGGCCAAGGCGCCGTCGCGAACGAACTCGGCCTCGAGCCGGAACCGCCCCTGCCGGGCCCACAGGCGATTATCCGGATCGCGCTCGCGCAGCTCGGGCGATTCGACGGACGACTGCCGGTAGGTGTCCGACAGGACGATTTGCTTGACGAGCCGCTTGAGGTCCCAGCCCGAGTCGATCAGTTGCCCGGCGAGATAATCGAGCAGCTCGGGATGGGTCGGCCATTGTCCCTGAGCGCCGAGATCGTCGAGTTTGCGCGAGAGGCCGGCGCCGAAGAACATCTTCCACAGGCGGTTGGCGAGCACGCGCGCCACGAGCGGGTTTTCGGGGGCCACGAGCCAATGGGCCAGGTCGAGGCGCGTCAGGCGTGCGCCGGCGGGTGCCGCTGGTGCCGTCGCGCCGGCCGAGAGGAACTCGGGGAAACCCGGTTCGACGATCTCGCCGCTGTCGTCCATCCAATTGCCGCGCGGTAACAGCCGAATCAGCCGCGGCTCGACCGCGCGGGCCACAAGCGTCGTGGGAATCTGCTTGTCGAGTTCGGCAAGCTGGCGCTCGAACTCGGCCAGCTTGGCGCGCTCGCCGTCCAGCAGCGGCGTGATCGTGCGAAAATGCGCGGCCAAGGCCTGGCGTTGTTCAACCTGGCGGGCGTCGACCGGCACGGCCAGGATCGCGGCGATCGCCTCGGGCAAAGCGGCCGCGACGCTCACAGGCCGCGACGCCGTCGCGGCCGAAACCCGGAACCGTCCGAGATTGTGGCCCGGGTTGTCGAGATTCTGGGCCAACGTCAGCCGCAGATGATTGCCGGGCTCGAGCGCGAGGTCGGCCGCCAGCTCGAATACGGCCCGATGATCGCGGCCGGCCTGATCGAGGATGGCCCAACCCCAGGTGGGCCCTTTGGCGTCGCCGTCGATCGCGGCGGCCACGGCCCAACGGCCGTAAGGATTTGCCTCGGCAAAGCTCGTCTGCTCGTGATCTGCCTCGGCGCGCGAGATCGTGATTGGGCCGAGTGCATCGCCCGAGGCCGGCTGGACAGCCAGGGTCAGCTCGCTGAGCACGAAGTTGCCGTTGCCGGCGCGGCCGGGCCCCTGCTGCGGCAGCGAGTCGTGCGGCAGCGTTTCGAGCCGCAGGGCCGTCGTGCCCTGCGGCAATTCGGCGAAGCTCAGCGTGTAGGTATCGCGATCGGGATTCTTGCCCGCGGCGAGAATCGAGCCGTCGTCAAGCACTTTCAATTCGGCGCCGCCGGCCGAGACGACGCTCGTGGGCCGCAGCACGGTCCAGGCGATTTGCGCCGCTTCCCAGGCCGCTTGCGCCGCCGCGAGCTCGGGAGTTTCGGTGCCAAGCACGGCGCGCGTCGCTGCGATTGCCGCCTGCAATTCGCTTTGCCGCTGCGCCTGCTCGGGTGAGGGCACCTGCATCCGCGGTCCCCATTCGCCGTTGACGTTCGCGCCGCTGTAGAGACCCCGTTCTTCGAGATCGGCGAAGAAGGCCTCGAAGCGATAGAAATCGCGCGTCGCGAGCGGGTCGAACTTGTGGTTGTGGCATTCGGCACAGCCCAGCGTCAGGCCCAACCAGGTGCCGCCAAGATTTCGCACGCGCTCGGCGATGTACTTGGCCAGGTATTCCTTGTCCTGCACTCCCCCTTCGGCGCTCATCATGCCCAGGCGGTTGTAGCCCGACGCCACGCGCTGTTCGGAGGTCGGCTCGGGCAGCAAGTCGCCGGCCAATTGTTCGATCGTGAACTGGTCGAACCGCTTGTTGCCGTTGAAGGCGTTGATGATGTACTCGCGAAAGGCATACACGCTCACCGGCTGATCGCCGTGGTAGCCCACACTGTCGGCATAGCGGACCAGGTCGAGCCACCACACGGCCATGCGTTCGCCAAAGGCGGGCGAGGCCAGCAGTTGATCGACCAGCCGCTCGTAGGCCGGGCCCGATGGATCGGCCGCGAAGCCTTCGACCAGGTCGATCGAAGGGGGCAGCCCGGTTAAATCGAGCGCCAGCCGCCGCACCAGGACATGTGCGGGCGCCGGCGGCGACGGGTTGAGCCCTGCCGCGTGCAACGCTTCGCCGATGAAGGCGTCGATGGGCGCGACCGCGCCGGCCGTCTCGGGCGGTGCGGGGCGCTTGATGGCCGTAAACGACCAGTGCCCCTCCCACTCGGCCCCCTGCTCGATCCACCGGCGCACGATGGCCAGTTCGTGCTCGCTGGGCTGCTTGCCCGATTCGGCCGGGGGCATGTGCTCGTCCGGGTCGGCCGAGACCATTCGCCGCCACAACTCGCTGGCGTTGGGGTCGCCGGCCACGACCGAGCCGGGGACGTCGCTCTCACCGAACAGGCCGGCCCGCGTGTCGAGCCGCAGGTCGGCCTGGCGTTTGTTCTTGTCGGGACCGTGGCAAAAATAGCAATTGTCGGAGAGGATCGGCCGCACGTCGCGATTGAATTCGACCCGCTCGGGCAGGTCCGCCGCCGTGCTGGTTGGTCCGCTCCAGGCAATTGCCCAGACAATGCCGAACGAACCCAACACGTTGCGCATGGCGTGCTCCTGAAGTCGGCGGCCCCCCGGGGGGCCGGATAGACGGCGCAATTATAAAGCAAGGATACCTTGCCCGCGTGCGCCCCGGAGCCCGGGCAGGGTGGCGCGGCCCGAGCGCCGCCGGGCTTGCTTGTCGGCACCGATGGGTCGGTTAAACTCAAACTTCAGTTGTAGCGCAACCGGGTAAGCCGGCGCCACTTAAACGCGATCATGCCGGCTGGTCGCAAGGGGCCGCGACCGTGCGCGGTCCGGCCAACCCCTCTCTGCCAGGGCGAGTGCGTCCCATGACCAGCGGGCCGACCGGCGATCCGGCAGGACTCTATCGGGAAGGCAGCGAGCCGGTCGCTGGCTACGTGCTCGAGCGCCTGCTGGGCCGCGGCAATTTCGGCGAGGTCTGGCGCGCCAAGTCGGCCGGTGTGCAATGCGCCCTGAAAATCGTCCAGCTCGGCGGCGAGTATCCCGAGGTGGGCGATCGCGAAGTCCGTTCGTTGCAACTGGTCAAACGGCTTTCGCACAGCCGCATCTGCGGCATCCAGGGCATCTGGATCAAGGACTGGCACGGCACGATTCTCGATATCGACTCGATCGACAAGGTCGCGATCAAGCAAGGTCGTTATCAGAGCGCCGACGGCAGCACCGTACTCGATCGCGAAAAGCCCCCCACGCTCGTCGTGGCGATGCGGCTGGCGCAGTACTCGCTGCACGACTTGCTCAAGCAATACCGCGATCAGGGGCGCCGCGGCATTCCGCTGCCCGAGCTGAT
The genomic region above belongs to Pirellulales bacterium and contains:
- a CDS encoding PSD1 and planctomycete cytochrome C domain-containing protein — encoded protein: MRNVLGSFGIVWAIAWSGPTSTAADLPERVEFNRDVRPILSDNCYFCHGPDKNKRQADLRLDTRAGLFGESDVPGSVVAGDPNASELWRRMVSADPDEHMPPAESGKQPSEHELAIVRRWIEQGAEWEGHWSFTAIKRPAPPETAGAVAPIDAFIGEALHAAGLNPSPPAPAHVLVRRLALDLTGLPPSIDLVEGFAADPSGPAYERLVDQLLASPAFGERMAVWWLDLVRYADSVGYHGDQPVSVYAFREYIINAFNGNKRFDQFTIEQLAGDLLPEPTSEQRVASGYNRLGMMSAEGGVQDKEYLAKYIAERVRNLGGTWLGLTLGCAECHNHKFDPLATRDFYRFEAFFADLEERGLYSGANVNGEWGPRMQVPSPEQAQRQSELQAAIAATRAVLGTETPELAAAQAAWEAAQIAWTVLRPTSVVSAGGAELKVLDDGSILAAGKNPDRDTYTLSFAELPQGTTALRLETLPHDSLPQQGPGRAGNGNFVLSELTLAVQPASGDALGPITISRAEADHEQTSFAEANPYGRWAVAAAIDGDAKGPTWGWAILDQAGRDHRAVFELAADLALEPGNHLRLTLAQNLDNPGHNLGRFRVSAATASRPVSVAAALPEAIAAILAVPVDARQVEQRQALAAHFRTITPLLDGERAKLAEFERQLAELDKQIPTTLVARAVEPRLIRLLPRGNWMDDSGEIVEPGFPEFLSAGATAPAAPAGARLTRLDLAHWLVAPENPLVARVLANRLWKMFFGAGLSRKLDDLGAQGQWPTHPELLDYLAGQLIDSGWDLKRLVKQIVLSDTYRQSSVESPELRERDPDNRLWARQGRFRLEAEFVRDGALAASGLLVTQIGGPSVKPYQPPGYWAYLNFPPREWENDRGPALYRRGLYTHWQRQYLHPSLAAFDGPCREECTADRPLSNTPLQSLVLLNDPSYVEAARALAERMLHASADPLARLDWAFRTVVSRPIDPTEADVLLRLVEKHRQQYAADRAAADQLLAIGDHPAPADLDRAELAAWTSAARAVLNLHEAITRN